The genome window CTTGTTTCCACAGTAGGGAGTTTCAGTATTGTTCTTGCCTGACTTCTGGGCAAATTTTTTGGATTTTAGATCAACACTGCAGATAACTCTTGGCCATATGGAGAGTAACAATGAAGTCCAATCGTAGTTTATCTAACAGAGTGGAACCCCGGGAAAACAGAAGGCTATACACTGTAGGGATGGGGATAATTGCACAGTATATGTTTACACTTCCAGTCAGTCTCAATTATCTGCATGTGGATTTTGCACAATCAACATTCAAAGCCCAGCTAGCTTTCTCTAGGCTCCCCTGGTACGTCCTTGGATCGCTGTCCATTATGGCAACCTCTTAAGTGTGGAAAATCCATGGGATTTGTTGTTGGGAGACCCAGCAGTCAGTCTGGGCTATGCCCTTAGTAGTTGAGAGAACCTGAACATCTGCACTGCAGTTTCATCATCTAAAAATGGGACTAATACCACTTACATGTTAGGTCTCCTGAAAAGACCAAATTAAACAATGACTACGAATGTGGCCTGTCAACTATATAGCATTaatcaaatgttattttttaaacaaggaaTGTAAATTAACTTTTGTAGAAGCATAAAAACTGATTTAATTAGGAATATTTACTTGTGGCAAGGGTAAGAAGGGGGAACATAATCTTTTTGGATCTGCCAAAGAACTACACTGttccacttctttaaaaaaagatggaacTAATTTTTATCTGCACGGCTGATATAAAACAACACCTGTTGAAAGAAGTCAGGAGGTCTATCAGTTTGAGAAGGTATCCCCTTTTCCTCTACCATTTCTAACCCTGGCCATTGTGCTCCTGAATCTCATTCCAAGCAGGTGCTGCCAGCTTTGGCCCAGACGCCCTAAGGGGTGGGTCACTTAGGGGGTGAGGAGCGCTTCTGGCCTGGGTCACAGGGAGGCAGAGATGCAGCTCCCTTGGATATATATACTACGAAGGCCCGAGACCTCTCAGAATCATGCTAGACAGTGTTTTGCCATTAAAAGACACCCAAAGTGAGAACACTCATTTCTTCGGGGTGAATGATCAAGCCCAAAGACCTCTGAAAAATAGGCAACACTGTTCAGCGTGTGCTACTTGGCCCCAGCCATGCTACTGGACCGCAAGAGGTACTGATCCACGCTTCCTTTCCGCCGACTCACAGTCCGCCTCTCACTGTCAAACATGCGCTGCAAGTGCAGAGCGAGCTGCCGGTCCTCTTCCTCTTGCTGCAATTTCTGCTCCATCTCTCGCAGTACTGGGTCTGCTGGGGCCAGACCCACCTCACCACTGCTTTGTCGCAGTTTCTTAAGGGAGCCATTTTGTTCCAAGTGCTTGGTCTTACAGCGTCTTTTCCTGCCCCGACGCAAGGAAGGAAGTGGCTCCTCACCTAGGTTGTCTGCCAGAACACCGTTAGGCAGCTCAAAATGATTCACTGTCTTcagctgtttctttgttttgaggACCCCGCCCAACACACTGTTTTTAGGTAGCACTGAATTAACTGCTGAGATTCTCATAGTTGTTGTTATACAGGTTTTATCTAACTTGGCATCTGGGGATGACCCTGACCCTTCAAACTGCTCTCTCTCCAAAGAAGTCCCACTGGCTCCCAGTCTGAGTTCTGAAGAACAGCAGGTTTCTAATGGGATCTCAGTGCTCCTTTTACTGTCACCGCCCTGTTCTGCTTTTGTCTGGCTAACAGAGGGGAAATAATCAAGGTCAGTGGGGGTAGGTCCTGTATACTCAGAGAGTACTTGCCCACTGGACAGTCTTGTATTTAAAGCCAGAAGTGGCTTCTCCTTGCTAGAATGGGTAACTTCAGTGACGAGTAAGTCTTCCCCTGTTTCTGGAGCCAGGGAGGTGAGGGTGGCTTTCGAAAGGGTCTTTTTGATCTGCCGCTCCTGAAAGATCTGTTCCCACTTTTTGAGGATCCGTGGACTGGCCTCATAAGAAGTCTGCTTCTGCAGGCTTCTGTTTAGGTTGCGGGGTGTTGATTTGATGATGAGGGGACTCAGTACACGGCCATCAGGGAGCCTCTTGGGAGGAGTACACGGTGAGCAGACAATGGGCTTGAAATGGTTTAGTTCTTCGGAGATGCTGTCGTTGCTCTCAGGGCTGATGGAGCGCTCTGGCTTATGCAAGGAAGCCAAGGATGAGAGGGAGCTGAAGGGCAGACGCTTTTCAATGGTTAAGTCAGGGGCCGAGAGGCAGCGGTTGTTTTGGGTGGACAAGAGGACGCCAATGATAGGGTTGGAGGCTGGGGTCATGGTTGTGACCTGAAAGAGATTTAAAAGAttacagatacatacatatatatacatattttttttcgtCGTAATTCCTTCTTGATGGTAGAGGGATAGGGAGGAAAAGGGTAAGAAAAGGGATAAAGGATCATATGAGCCTAAGAAATGTGGAAAATCCCTAACCTAGAACGCACCCACCATTTGCAGAAATTCCTACATACTTAaaacaattaatgaaattgaaaattctggGGGAAAAATAACTCATCCAGAACTTTTAAGAAGGTTCTTCTAGTGGCCCTCATTCCACCCATCTGGCTACTAATTCAAACTCTCTTCCTTCAcatctattttataaaattctccAACATAATCAGTATGCCTAGGACCCATTCTGCCTCTTCTCATCTGGAACAGTTTCTCCTGTGGCCGTGTGCAGGACGGGACTAGAGAGTCCCAGAAGCCTGTGTCTGAGGTCTACCTTGGCTTTGCTGGTTGGGGCTGCTCTCAGTCTGCCCTTCACTCTGTCCTGACCAGTGTCACTGCAGCTCTGACTCCTTTCCATCTTGGAATTTAGGTTcctaaaagagaataaataaaagacaaatagtcAAAAGTAGCCCATGATTGCTaaggaaaaagaatgacaatCTCTTCTGTGCTTTCAAAGCCACGCAGCTACAatagaaaatgaattaatttattaacaAAATACATTCTAAGAACAAATCCTGTCCAAAGAGAGAGGGAATTCTCCAGAGGGGACATCTGGTTTAAGCCTTTGTTTCCAAACTCAGATCCTGCCTAAGTAACGCAAGACCAATGGCTATTTCACTCACGCTTAGAGAAATGTAGGGACACCTCACCTTCCTTAATAGGGTGGATACAGTATTAAATCACCTTTACaaacaatacatttttttcctttgattaggCCCAAACCTCTCCTCAAGCAATCTAAATCAGCcatgaaacaaatatttaagaaCTTATAAAATGCATAGCAATGCACTAGATTCCTATGCAAggagtaaaaattaaatatagtctCTCCCTTAATCCATTACATTTGAGCTTCCAAAGGCCTACATCCTTTGGAATTAAGAGGTTTCAAGAAcacatgacttttctttttttgtcttatgCATGCATTACATTATGACTTTACAatgcaaaccaaaaaccaaattaCCTATATTATAACATTAATCTTACTGTGTAAGAATTATGTACAGATGACTGTCACCTGCCCCAGAGACTGTAAGTAGGGATTCTTGACTATCTTATTACTCACCTTTGTTTTCTACTCTCCAACTCTTGCCTAATACATGTCTGGTGAGACTAATGCTTTTACAAATGTTTGCAAGAGATATTTTACCTGTGATACAACTCTGCTCTATAAGCATTTAACatacacttactatatgccagtcaCTGATGAGCACTAACTGGGCActggaaatacagaaaagaatgagGTACAGTCTAGGTCTTCAAGGAATCAGAGTCCAGTGAAGCAGACAAATAATTCAATACAATACAGTGAAATGGTACAACAACAAAATTATGCCTAAGAATGGCATAAAAGAGAGAGTTATTAATTACCTGGGATGGAGTGAGAGCAGGGTTGCAAAAGCCTTCCTATGGCATATATATTTTGAAGGATAAATAAGAATTTGCCAGAAGGCAAGATGGACACATGGCCACATAGATGATCCCAAACAGAAATTATTTCCTTGAGTGATTCTATTTAGCTCTGGAATGGAATAATCATATCTACTCTTTTGagcaaaagatttaaaattttactatgcCAGATTAGTTCAGAGAAAACTTATAAAGGAGGTAATAAGGTACATTCCCAgagttcctctcctctccctacaTCTCTAGTGAAGGCCTAGCCTACCTATTCCAGCATTTCTGTGTTATTCCTCCCATTCAAACCCCTCTCATCCTATGTCTCATAGCCACATCACCTTGCTAGATGGCTCCAATCTGATGAACTAATCTATGCTATGGTATTAATAGGAGAAAATGATGGCCAACCTGTATCACATGTTTGCATTttaccaagaaaattcaacactgaaccaaaaaataaaaataatgtgagaGTTGTACCATCTGGTGGGAGGTATATTTTGGAGCAAGTAGGAAACTTCAACATTACCCTATAAAGGCAGCTGCTTACAAGTCAGCTTGGTTTGTATTTTACCTAGAATAATACTGAAATTCATTTGCATTCCCAGAACTCACACAAACTGTCAGTGGTGCAAGTTACCCAAAAGTAAACTGTACAGTATGTTAAAATGCTGGGATGAATAACATTTACTTTGGGTCAAGAGGAATGGATATAGAGCTGAAAGAGACAGCATTACTATGTCAAATATGTGACTTGTTTCGCATGATTCCATTGGAGAAACAAGTACAAACTTAAAGGAAAAGATTTCCTGATCAACATAAGAAAGAACTTTATAACTTTCAATAGTAAGAGCAGTTCAATGATATCTGCCTTGGGAAGTACTAAGCTCCATGTCATTAGAGGTGTTCAAACTGAGGCTGGATCTATACTTTAAGGTCCAAAcattccaaaatttaaaattagcttaatatatatacttttcaaaaAACAGGCTATGCATCCATTTTGTCAGCAATAACAGTCAAATTTAAAGACACTGGCGACATGCCCAAGTTATCTGATGTACAAATGACAACTACTTGTTGCTGGGGAGAACTTCTTAACATACCCTCTAAACTCTGTTTTGGTGAGAGAAAAGGCCCAGGGAAGAAACTCACACTTGCAGCACTCAAGCACACAACAAGGACACCTAAATAGTTTCTGACAATCTAAAATCTTTTTGGTAAACCTCAGTATGGCTGAAACCGTCATTATCTCTTCCATTCATTTGATCAGCAGACTTTACTGAGCACCAACTCTGTGCAAAGCACTTGAGACAGGTTGATGAAAAGATAATTTTGACCCACAGAAGCAGCCAGTCACTGAAGTTCACCACAACATACCACAAAAGGGCTATAAGAGAGCAGTAATTATACAACTAAACTCTTcaagtgttttcttttaaaagtttcatagttttatctcttacatttaggtatctaAACCagtttgacttaatttttgtacatggtgtgaagttggagtccaacttcattctttagcatgtggatatccagtagTCTCGGCACCATATGTGAAGAGACTCTTCTTCCCtccactgaatggtcttggcaccatTACTGACAATCAACTGACCacagatgtatgggtttatttctggactctcaattctattccactgattgATATATCTTCCCTTATTTCAGAACCATACtattgatttctgtagctttgcggtaagttttgaaatcaggaagtgtgagtcctccacctttgttctttttcaggattgttttagctatttgggATCCTTTGCAATTCCATATGTGAATTTCAGGGTCAGCTTattcatttctgtgaaaaaagagATTGGAATTTAAATAGGTATTGTAATGAATGTGTAAAAAACAAATTGGGAAGTACTgccatattaacaatattaagtcttctaatccatgagcacagaaaatcttttcatttcttaaagtcttctttaatttctttcaacgttttatagtttttagtgtacatgtcttgcacctccttggttaaatttattcataactattctgggtttttgtttttgttttttgaatttttgtattttaattaatttattttttatacagcagattcttattagttatctactttatacacatcagtgtatacatgtcaatcccaattgcccaattcatcacaccaccacccccaccccgccgccactttccccccttgtgtccatatgtttgttctctacatctgtgtctcaatttctgccctgcaaaccggttcatctgtaccatttttctaggttccacatatatgtgttaatatacaatatttgtttttctctttctggcttacttcactctgtatgacagtctctagatccatccacgtctctacaaatgacccaatttcgttcctttttatggctgagtaatattccactgtatatatgtaccacatcttctttatccattcgtctgtcgatgggcatttaggttgattcctaATTTAGGTtgatgggtttttgtttttttgatgctactgtaaatgaaaTTACCTCCCTAATTACAGTTTCACATTGTTCACTGCTAATATacaaaaatgcaactgatttttgtgtggtgatcttgtatcctgcaactttgctaaatttgtttattagctctaatagttttttcaTGAATTCCTTAGGATCTTCTACGAATAATACcatatcatctgtgaatagagaggTGAAAGGAAGAATACTTCTTCCTTTGCAATCtggatgctttttcttttctcccatttttacTGAGATatgtttgacatataacattgtgtaagtttaaagtgtacaatgtgttgagatttgatacacatatattgtgaaatgattccaTGGTAAGgatagttaacacctccatcacctcacataattaccatttattttttgtggtgagaacatttaagatctactctcttagcaactttcaaatacataatacagtattgttgactataatcaccatgttgtacattagatgcccagaacttactcatcttacaactggaagtttgtaccctgtgaccaacatctccccatttcccccaccctctggcaaccaccattatactctctgtttttatgagtttggctttttaagattccatttataagtgACATacaatatctgtctttctctctgacttacttcacttagcacaatgccctcaaggtccatccatgttgttgaaaatggcaggattttcttctatctcatggctgaattatatataaacacacacacacacacacacacccatatctatctcacattttctttatcaattcatccacGTATGGACACTTaaagattgtttccatatcttggctattgtgaataatgctgcaatgaacgtgggagtgcagatatctctttgagatcctgatttcatttctttggatacatacccagaagtgggattgctggatcatatggtagttctattttcaattttttgaggaccctccatactgttttccacagtggctgcaccagtttacattcctactaacagtgcacaacggttccttccctttctctacatctttgccaacactcaTCATCTCATATTCTTGaggacagccattctaacaggtgtgaggtgatatctcattgtggttttgatttacatttcactgataattagtgatgctgagcaactTTCCATGtaactgttggccatctgtatgtcttcttcggaaaacGTTCAGTTCCTCTGCCAATTTTTAACTGGATTGCTTGGAATGTTTGCctttgaattgtatgagttccttatatattttggatattaaccccttatcaaatagaaaatttgcaaatatttcctcccattccataggttgccttttcattttgttgattttcttttgctgtgcagaagctttttagtcttatgtagtcccacttacttatttttgcttttgttgcttagtGTCATCTCCAAAATACTGTTGtgagaccaatgtcaaagagctttccccttatgtcttttttttcctaatttttatttttggctgtgttgggtcttcattgctatgcgcgggctttctctagttgcggtgagcgggggctactctttgttggggtgcgtgggcttctcgttgcagtggcttctcttgttgcggagcgcgggctctaggagcgcgggcttcagtaattgcagcatgtgggcccagcagttgtggctcgcaggctctagagcgcaggctcagtagttgtggcgcatgggcttagttgctccacagcatgtgggatcttcccggaccagggctcaaacccgtgtcccctgcattggcaggcagattcttaaccactgcaccaccagggaagtcccatcatctttcattctattaatgtggtgtatcacatttactgatttacctatgttgaaccatccttgcaaccCAAGGATAataccacttggtcatggtgtatgagcctttcaatgtgctgttgaattcagtttgctaatattctaTTTggaatatttgcatctatattaatcagggatattgacctctagttttcttttcttgtggtgtccttatttggctttggtatcagggtaatgctggatTCATAAAGTGAGTTTAGAAGTGTTCTCTCccctacaattttttggaagagttagagaaggaCCAGCATtaaatcttctttaaatgtttggtagaattcaccagggaaaccatctggtcttgggcttttctttgttggaaggtaTTTTATTAccgattcaatttcattactaatttcaatttcattactcaatactcaatttcattactctgttcagatcttctatttcttcatgattcaatctTGGTTGGTtgttatgtttctaggaatttatccatttcttttaggttatccaatttgttggcatataattgttcacagtagtcTCTTGGGAttctttgtacttctgtggtatcACCTGTGATGTCTCCTcttgcatttctgattttatttttttgagcctTTTTCCTTAGTTAGCCCAGCTAAAAGTTtggtaattttatcttttaaaaaaatcagctctcagtctcattgatcttttctattttttttctggtttccatttatttctgctctggactttgttatttccttccttctgcaacCTTGgccttaatttgctcttctttttctagttccttgaggtataaagttaggttgtttacttgagatctttcttttttcttaacatagGTGTTTATCACTATATATTAtgcttccctctcagaactgcttttgctgcatcccatgagtttggtatgttgtgtttccatttttgcttctttcaagatattttttatttcccttttgatttcttctttgactaacTGGTTGACTAATTGCTGATTAATGCCCCTATatctgtgaattttccagttttcctcctgttattcATTTCTAGTTTCACACCATTCtgctcagaaaagatactttgtatgatttcaatcttcttaaatttgctgacttgttttgtgacttgtaagatctatcctagagaatgttccataggcacttgagaagaatgtgtactctgctgctgttggatggaatgttctgtatatgtctgtttggTCCATTTGGTCTAAAATATAGTTCAGTTCCAACATTTCCTTACTGAtttcctgtctggatgatctatccattgttgattTAAGTAAGCTGCTGGAGTCCTCTACTAatattgtattgttgtctatttctcccttcagatctgttagtatttgcttaatatatttaggtgctccaattctgggtgcatatatatttacaactgttttatcttcttgataaattgacctctttttcattatataatgcccttctttgtctgttgttaCCATTTTTGGCTTAAAGTCCATTTTCTCTGATATAAAATGAGCTACTCCCACTCTCTTTTCCCACTTCAGTTTTCATTTGTATGGAATGTCTTTTCCCACCctttcactttgagcctatgtgtaTCAGTAAAGTTGAAGTGAGTCACtagtaggcagcatatagttgagtcttgttttttttattcaTCCAGCCACtctatgacctttttttttattagtcgtcaattttatacacatcagtgaatacatgtcaatcccaacagcccaattcatcacacagaCAACCCCCCaccgttttccccccttggtgtccatacgtttgttctctacatctgtgtctcaatttctgccctgcaaaccagttcatctgtaccatttttctaggttccacatatatgcgtcaatatacgatatttgtttttctctttctaacttacttcactctgtatgacagtctctagatccatccatgtctctacaaatgacccaatttcgttcctttttatggttgagtaatattccattgtatatatgtaccacatcttctttatccattcgtctgtcgatgggcatttaggttacttccatgacctggctattgtaaatagtgctgcaatgaacattggggtgcatgtgtctttttgaattatagttttctctgggtatatgcccagtagtgggattgctggatcatatggtaattcaatttttcgttttttaaggaacctccatactgttctccaaggtggctgtatcaatttacattcccaccaacaatgcaagacggttcccttttcttcacaccctctccagcatttgttgtttgtacattttctgatgatgcccattcaaactggtgtgaggtgatacctcattgtagttttgatttgcatttctctaataattagtgatgttgagcagctttttatatgcttcttggccatctgtatgtcttctttggagaaatgtctccttaggtcttctgcccatttttggattgggttgcttgtttctttaatattgagctgcatgagctgtttatatattttggagattaatcctttgtccgttgattcgtttgcaaatattttctcccattctgagggttgtcttttcgtcttgtttacagtttcctttgctgtgcaaaagctttgaagtttcattaggccccatttgtttatttttggtttcatttccattactctaggaggtggatcaaaaaagatcttgctgtgatgtatatgtcaaagagtgttcttcctatgttttcctctaagagttttatagtgtccggtcttacattgaggtctcgaatccattttgagtttatttttgtgtgtggtgttagggaatgttctaatttcattcttttacacgtagctgtccagttttcccaacaccacttattgaagagactgcctttcctgcattgtatatccttgcctcctttgtcatagattagttgaccataggtgcgtgggtttatctctgggctttctatcttgttccattgatctatatttctgtttttgtgccagtaccatattgtcttgattactgtagttttgaagtatactctgaagtcagggagcctgattcctccagctccaattttttccctcaagactactttggctattcggggtcttttgtgtttccatacaaattttaag of Balaenoptera ricei isolate mBalRic1 chromosome 8, mBalRic1.hap2, whole genome shotgun sequence contains these proteins:
- the RNF169 gene encoding E3 ubiquitin-protein ligase RNF169 yields the protein MAAAGPSTRASSAAAAAALNRRGRRGRCDEMAAAKTGTPGPASGPALLVLAPPLLQPPPPPRSEESDCAGCLETPGEAAALPCGHSLCRGCAQRAADAAGPGCPRCRVRGPGWARRRARDNWQPDAEVLGERARRGPPERCRPRRDGGAAAAGPRPEQETRAAPAEPEFIFRAPIKLSKPGELREEYESLRKLREEKLQEEKTSEDQIHRLLPEDTEMGKRKMDEQKKRDEPLVLKTNLERCPARLSDSENEEPSRGKMIQTHRSAFVSKNNSYSLSFLAGNLNSKMERSQSCSDTGQDRVKGRLRAAPTSKAKVTTMTPASNPIIGVLLSTQNNRCLSAPDLTIEKRLPFSSLSSLASLHKPERSISPESNDSISEELNHFKPIVCSPCTPPKRLPDGRVLSPLIIKSTPRNLNRSLQKQTSYEASPRILKKWEQIFQERQIKKTLSKATLTSLAPETGEDLLVTEVTHSSKEKPLLALNTRLSSGQVLSEYTGPTPTDLDYFPSVSQTKAEQGGDSKRSTEIPLETCCSSELRLGASGTSLEREQFEGSGSSPDAKLDKTCITTTMRISAVNSVLPKNSVLGGVLKTKKQLKTVNHFELPNGVLADNLGEEPLPSLRRGRKRRCKTKHLEQNGSLKKLRQSSGEVGLAPADPVLREMEQKLQQEEEDRQLALHLQRMFDSERRTVSRRKGSVDQYLLRSSSMAGAK